CCACCGGCACGGACACCACGAACACCGACACCCCCACGTGCACGACTGGGGTTGAACCCGGCGACGCGACCGAGGAGACCTTCGATGACCGACACGCTCACACGCTTCACCGTGTCCCTGCCCACCAGCCTGCTCGCGAGTGTCGACCAGGAGATGGTCGAGCGCGGCTACAGCTCGCGATCGGAGTTCGTGCGCGATCTCATCCGCGATCGCCTCGCCCGCCGCACCTGGGACGAGGGCGTCGACGAGGTCTTCGGTACGCTCACCATTCTCTACGACCACCACGTGCCCGGCCTGGCCGAGAAGATCATGGAGGCGCAGCACACGCACCTGGTGAACGTGCTGTGCACCACCCACGTACACGTGAGCCACGACGACTGCCTCGAGGCGATCATCCTGCGCGGTCGTCCCGACGAGATCGAGAACATGGTCCTGACCATCGGTGGCATGAAGGGCGTGCGCTCGGCGCACCTGAGCCCGGCGGTTCCCTAGCGCGTCCGGCTTGTGGAGGAGGGCGTGGCACCCTACTCTCGTGGAACCTTCCACCCCCGGACCGGGCCATGCTCCGCGCGTCTCTCCTCGTCCTGCTGTCGTTGTCGACCCTCGGAGCGGCCCGTGCCGCCGCGCCGGACCACCCCGACGTGCGCGGATGGCTGCACGCCGGCTGCGCGGCGAAGCAGGCCGCGGCCGAAGCCCTGACCCGCCGGGACGCCCCCGATCTCGCGCCGATCGACCGCGCCGACCGACCTCTCGACGTGCAGCACGTCGACCTGCGGATCGTCTTCCCCGATTCCTTCGACCGGATCACGGCGACCATGCGCGCGCGGGTGGTGGTGCTCGAGTCCACGGGTGAGGTCGTCTTCGATCTCGAGTCGGAGTCGACGCAGAGCCTGGGCCTGACGGTGGACGCGGTCCGGGTGGAGGGCGCGCCGACGACCTTCACGCACGGTGCCGACACCCTGGCCGTCGCGCTGCCGGCGGTGCTCGCGGCCGGCGACACGACCACCGTCGCGGTCGA
Above is a genomic segment from Candidatus Krumholzibacteriia bacterium containing:
- the nikR gene encoding nickel-responsive transcriptional regulator NikR, yielding MTDTLTRFTVSLPTSLLASVDQEMVERGYSSRSEFVRDLIRDRLARRTWDEGVDEVFGTLTILYDHHVPGLAEKIMEAQHTHLVNVLCTTHVHVSHDDCLEAIILRGRPDEIENMVLTIGGMKGVRSAHLSPAVP